DNA from Brassica napus cultivar Da-Ae chromosome C4, Da-Ae, whole genome shotgun sequence:
ACTTTTTCTAACTGTCTTTCTCCTTATgctattattttaatatttaattttttttaaggacCCTGTCAAAAAGCAACCGATGGAGCTGGTCTTAGGCCCTTACAGTGAAATGACATTAAATGTGATTTGCGGATTTGGTGAAGACTTGGTTAAGTTTTAAAGTGTTGGTAACCTTTTTTGCACTATCTTTTTGTGTCTGCTTTGTTCGTTCAAGAAGTTTGTTTATGCCAATTCTGTATATCCATGAGGTCATTGTCAAATTCATCTTTCAAGTTTGAAGATATTATCAACTCTCTCCCAcctggagtttattaaaaaaaattaactattttaCACGGCTCGGTTGTGTCTATGTTTTATTCAAGTAATCAAATCCGAGGATAATAGATAACACTAACGTCGCTGcattttatttttccaaataAGCTCAAAGAGGATGATGGTTAGCAGTGGCATTCAGTTAAACTGATATATATTCTTGAGACCTGTATAATCTTATAGTCTCCGACTCTCTTTACATTCACTTAATCCAATTTGTCTAAACAGGAAGCTGAAAAATTGGAGAAGAACCAAAGCAGTATATAACAAGCCTTTCCAAGACATCATCGGCCAAGTGAGAGGTTTCATTTAAGAGAGCAAAGGTTATAGAAACTTGTAAGACTTATTTCTTACCTCAGTAACAAATTAATTATCAACATACTATATTTACATATGATTACTAGAACTGTCCCATCTTGAATCTAGAGAGTCAAACAAGCTAGCTGGATCTGCTTCCTTGTGCTTATCCGGACCAACTATCTTGACAAACCACTTTGGCATGTATGAAGCAATAACATGTGCTATTACCAATCCAAATAACAAGCCAGGTCCATACCCTATAACCACCGCTTTCCAGTTTAAAACAccttcctcttcatcttcttcctcaaacTGTTGTGTCGGTGGTGGTGCAAAGCAACTTCCTTGGAGAGGAAGACCACATAGACCTGCATTTCCTTCAAATGATGTTTCAGCTTGCCCACTAAACTGTGGTCCTTGTGGTATTTCGCCTATGAGCTGGTTATGAGCCACACTTATGTACGCCAAAAATGAAAGTCTCGCAAGTCCTTTAGGAATAGTCCCCGAGAGTTTGTTTCCTGACAGGTCAAGTGACTCGAGCTCTGTAACATTTTCCATAGACAGAGGAATATGACCAGTAAATCCATTGTTTGATAAGTTGAGAGCAATCAGTGCCTTCAAAAGACCAATGGATTCAGGAATCTGTCCTTCAAATCTGTTTCCAGAAAAATCGATGGTGGCATAGGAAGTGAGGACCTTTCCTTGCTCCATGAATAGACCTTTGTATTGCAAGTCCATGGTATCTTCGTAGATATAATAAGCGTTGTTGTAGTCTCCCATATATATTCTTCCATCATCATTCGTCTCGAGTGATGATGCTTTCCAATTCACAAAGTAATTTGATGGCAAGCTTCCTGTAAAGTTGTTATCCGATATTTCAAGTATGTGCAGCTTGGGAAACGCAAGAGGAACTTCACCAGGAAGAGATACAGGGCCATAAAATTTGTTTGAACGAAGGGTAAGGACTTGTAAACCAGGCAAAGCCTTGAGCCAAAAAGGAAATGTGTCtttgattttgttgttgtcCACACTTACAAACCTTAGCGAAGAGCAATTCAGAAGAGACCTTGGAAGCTTCCCAGTTAATTGATTGTAGCCTACGTCAAGTGTCCGCAGCAACGAACCATTGTAGAGCATATCTGGAATACTTCCTTCCAAGTTGTTCTTCCTGAGATTCACGACAACGAGAGAGTCTTTGAGGTTACTCAAACATCGAGGAATCGGACCGCTTAAGTTGTTGTAGGAGAGATCAAGAATAACCAGCGAGCTCCGGTTGCAAACTGAAAGAGGTATGTTTCCTGTGAAACTATTGTTCCATGCAGAAAAGAGGTTGATAGAGAGTGGTGGAGTAGGAACTGGTCCTTCAAAATGGTTTAAAGCCAAATCTAATATCCTCAACGATGAATTCGTTAAAACGTCATTTGAACCTTCTAAATGAGTGAAAGCATTGTTGACAAGATTGGCCCTGATCAGATGAGGAAGGTTCCAAAGCCACTCAGGGACTTTccctttaattttattattggaAATGTCTATATGTTCCAATCTATCAAGGCTCCGTACAAATTCTGGGAACTTGCTGATGTCACAGCTTGACAAGAGCAATTTCTCTATGTTACGTGGGACGTCTGAATCTGAACTTATACTAGTTTCCAATACACTATTACCGGAAAGATCAAGTCTCAACAAAGATTTGAGAGAGGAAAAAAAGTTTAAGTTAATTGGGTAGCTTATGTTTTGGAAAGAAAGGCCAAGATATTTAAGGGTGGTGAAGTTTGAGATAAGGTCTAGGATTTTTCCTTCGAAAGGGTTTTTTCTAAGGTGCAGAGTTTCGAGCCGGGAAGAAGTAGATGAGCTACGAACTTCAACAGGATCGGTGAGATGATTTTCATCGAGATTAAGATATGACAAGAAAGGCATAGTGAGGAGAGAGGAAGGGATGGCTCCagagaagtgattaagagaTAGGTTCAAAATGGAGAGGCTGGTTATATTTTGTACGAGTGGGAAACCACCTGTGAGCTCGTTATGGTCAAGATACAACTCGGTTAGCCGACTCAAGTTACTTAATGAGGAAGGAACTTGACCTATGAAGCCATTAGAGGAAAGAGACAAGACCTCTAACTTGTTGAGACTGCCGAATCCAGACGAGAGTGAAGAGGAGGTAAACTTGTTGTAAGAGAGATTGAGGTAACGAAGATGGTTAAATCCAAAGAGACTACTGTTGGTTTTGAGAACTCCAGTGAAGCAGCCACTTGGGAGTTGTAGCTTCGTGACCTCACCCGTAATGTTATCGCACATGACTCCATTGAAGTAGTCAGTTTGGTTGCAACCGCTGTAATCAAACTCGTTCTTGAATTGCACAAGTGCTTGAATATGGTGGGGACCACAACCAGAAAGTCCAGCAACAAGAGTGAAGTTTGGAGTAAAGATAACAAAGAgtgagagaaaaggaaaaagcaGATTTAATCCCGACATGATGATcgtcatgaatttttttttaagaagaatGGTATTCTTTATAGcaaagagatgaagaagattgGTACATCGTCATGCGTTGTTAAAATATCTTGCCAATGAATAATTGAGGCATGGCTAATCAAATAAATTGGTGAGACTTTGTTTCCTCTTTAAAATTTCCTGCGCTATTAAATTTAAGACTTTATGGCGTTGTGATTGTGGTTGGATAAGACTTGGTCAAGTTTTAAATAGTCGGTAACCTTTCTTGCACTATCTTTTTGTGTTTGCTTGTTCGTTCAAGAAGTGTGTTTCGGCTATAGTAAACTCAATGTATATCAATACAACTATAGTAAACTCAGATTTCTTATTTGATTGAAAAGGAAATAgcacaaaatatcataaaattatacaaaaacatAAGGAACTGATACGCTACCAGACCATCAAACTCTTGACAGACATTCGAAGATTAAGTGAAAACTGAAAGAATACTAATGGTTTATCCGCTTTCACTGCTGGCACATTATCTTGATGAGCCACTCTGGCTTGTATGAAGCAATGACTTGTGTTATTGCCAATCCAAGCAACACTCCAGGCCCAAACCCTATTGCCACACCCCTCCAGTTCAAcacttcttcctcctctttttcttcttcttcttcttcttccttaggTTGTTGTGTTGGTGGCGCGAACCAACTTTCTTCGAGAGGCAAACCACAAAGTCCTGCATTCCCTTCAAAGGAGGATTTAGATTGCCCAGTGATTTGTGTTCCTTGTGGTATTTCACCTTTGAGCTGGTTATGAGACACGTTTATGTGCGCCAAAAACGAGAGGCTCTTGAGTCCACTTGGAATAGTCCCGGAGAGTTGGTTTCTTGACAGGTCTAGTGACTCGAGCTCCGTAACATTGGCCAATGCGAGAGGGATATGGCCTGTGAATGCATTGTTGGATAAGTTGAGTGCAATCAGTGTCTTCAAGAGGCCAATAGATTCTGGGATTTGTCCTTCAATCTTGTTGCCAGAAAGATCGATGGCGCTGTAGAAAGTAAGGATGCCCATTTGCTCCATTGATAGACCTTTGTATTGCAAGTCTATAAGATCATCATATGTAGAGGCACCAATATCTTCTGCCATATACATGGTCCCAGCTCCATTAATCTTGAGTGATGGTGATTTCCAGTTCACAAAGTAGCTTGGCGGCAAGCTTCCACAGTAAAGTTGTTATCAGATATTTCAAAAATGTGAAGCTCAGGAAACGCTAAAGGACCTTGGTCAGGAGAAGATATTGGACCATAGAATTTATTTGAA
Protein-coding regions in this window:
- the LOC106401008 gene encoding receptor like protein 27-like, yielding MTIIMSGLNLLFPFLSLFVIFTPNFTLVAGLSGCGPHHIQALVQFKNEFDYSGCNQTDYFNGVMCDNITGEVTKLQLPSGCFTGVLKTNSSLFGFNHLRYLNLSYNKFTSSSLSSGFGSLNKLEVLSLSSNGFIGQVPSSLSNLSRLTELYLDHNELTGGFPLVQNITSLSILNLSLNHFSGAIPSSLLTMPFLSYLNLDENHLTDPVEVRSSSTSSRLETLHLRKNPFEGKILDLISNFTTLKYLGLSFQNISYPINLNFFSSLKSLLRLDLSGNSVLETSISSDSDVPRNIEKLLLSSCDISKFPEFVRSLDRLEHIDISNNKIKGKVPEWLWNLPHLIRANLVNNAFTHLEGSNDVLTNSSLRILDLALNHFEGPVPTPPLSINLFSAWNNSFTGNIPLSVCNRSSLVILDLSYNNLSGPIPRCLSNLKDSLVVVNLRKNNLEGSIPDMLYNGSLLRTLDVGYNQLTGKLPRSLLNCSSLRFVSVDNNKIKDTFPFWLKALPGLQVLTLRSNKFYGPVSLPGEVPLAFPKLHILEISDNNFTGSLPSNYFVNWKASSLETNDDGRIYMGDYNNAYYIYEDTMDLQYKGLFMEQGKVLTSYATIDFSGNRFEGQIPESIGLLKALIALNLSNNGFTGHIPLSMENVTELESLDLSGNKLSGTIPKGLARLSFLAYISVAHNQLIGEIPQGPQFSGQAETSFEGNAGLCGLPLQGSCFAPPPTQQFEEEDEEEGVLNWKAVVIGYGPGLLFGLVIAHVIASYMPKWFVKIVGPDKHKEADPASLFDSLDSRWDSSSNHM